The DNA region TCATGTTTCTTTtgtgtaaaatgtataaatattaaaagaataattttatttgctgTATTATCTCGACAGTTAATATaccaaatacaaaaaatatatgtatatatttgccTACGTATCGCGTCCAGTAAGCAGTTTGTTATGGAACACGGGCGGAGCGCTGATATAAAGTAGGTAGGTACTCGTTTACCGCAGGTCGGTGGCACTCCGCCCCTGCCCGCCACCCGCTGTTGCCACTCCGCACAGTACCTCGTTTTGGGAACGATCGTCTAAGTGCAGTGTTTCATAGGCGCTTAGTAATCTTCTTCGATTATTATCGACcttgttaaaatgttattgttgttaccttgcaatttttaaagctaagcaataaataatacatgtaTCGCTTTAGTATTGTTTTTACAAGTTTAAAAagagtaattttataagtatttgcAATCTTCGATTGCTTCGCAATTTGCAAAATTCCAATAGCATACATCGCGGTCATTGCAACAAATATGAACTTTGAACATATTAACGAAAGGAAAATCTATTACACTCTAATCGTTGAAGATACCACGTAGTAAAAtcatcaatttaataaaagtcgGCCTTGTAAAATGGCGCTTTACTAGACATAATACCTATGACTTATGTGTTTATATCTAATGTTGATTGTTGAACGGTCGAATACGGAGCAAACTTCGTGACGGTCTCCATTCTGAAGTCTGTGCAACGTCCCCTCTCCCCGCCCCGAGCCCACGGATGCGTATCCGATTGTCGCGAGCCGAGTGCCGACTGGCGTTTACAACTTGACAAGTAGCTAGGTTAACGTTTACcagattatttttgtaatttattataaaaaagtgttttaaaatgCACCACATATTTAAAGCCTGACTTGTGAGTagctaaaaataaagaaacttgTCAAATTAACGAGTTTAGACGTGGATTAATGTTTGCGAATCATATGTATTGACGCCATCTTTCTTTACAGATGTCAGCTGGCTCACAAATTCAAATGGCACCTCAAACTACTGTCAACACGGGCCAGCCAGTACATAATAATCAGGACTCCAATATGAGCACAGGTAATCTGTGATTTACTGATGAAAAATGAAGTTTTACGTGGTGCTGTGCATGTGGGCAATGATGTTCGTTGTTTATAATCACggttttatcaaattaaaatattacttgtaACTGTGGGACCTATAAGCCCCTAAGGAAAATGGAAAAAGGATTCAACGTCACAGGGCTATTGAATGATGCCGAAATGGAATCGTAAAAGTGCTATATTCTCTGAACAATCCATTTCATGATGCATGATCATAAAAATGGgtcaaactttattaaaattggtcACACCAACGCTTTTTTCAAAAGTGAGTACTTTGGTGATTTCCTAGTTAAAAGCTTGCattttttgcatttatttgcatttacctattatttacattttgattCAAATGATCAATTTTTACCATTTATTTTGATCAAaatgcaaaatataaaatttatgtagttactgtgatattttaataaagttattatattatttttttatatcaatttttagtTCTGATAATCTATGCCATGATAAACATAGCTGCCAATGTGCACAATTCTTGAAGTGCACGCAAGAATTATGTCACTACTTTTATTAAAGATGCTGCATagcaacaaaaataaataaattaaattatttatattcatattcaattaatgttacattataatacaagAGCAAAACtcaatatgtatttgttaatttcaGGATCTTCTCATAGTGATAAAGAAGTAGATGCATTAACTCCTGAAAAGTCAGCTGCTATGAGAGGTTCTGCGACTGTACCAGGCAGTGCTTTAGTGCCACCGAGTGGAGCTACACCTACTATAGCAATGCCAGAAAGGAAAAGAAAGCGAAAAGGTAAtggacatatattttatataatatttattgtaacaaaCTCCCTTTGACATCATTACTCATCGTGTCACATATATACAGCACACACTACTTGAGAACTAGTATTGTATGGACATTGTTATGCTAGAATATTGCATGATAAGATATAGGGAATGCTAGGTTTCCATCCATCaactttttctataaatattagagCCCCTGTTTTGAAATGTAAATCTGTAATcaagaattaaaattttccttaTGAAGTTAATACAAgacatactaaaaaaaatcaatggggctacaaccttttaggtctgggcctcagatatctgtttcatgatcataatacaaaacatactgttctagtatttaataaacctaaaaatacttgtaaaacTGAAGTTTATCTAGTAATCTGGTTTATTCAAGGACCATGCAATACATTGCTTTTATGTTATGGTATCCAATGTCGCTAATGCTCTGCATCTGCATACTAAAAATCCATAACATTGCCATGTTTACTAAAACTAACATGTATGTATTCCAGTGGTTTAGGagacatacacacatacatatgTTACATGGAATTAAGTGATTTGCAGGTGTTAAATAGAAAGTCTAAATAATTTCAGGTGAAGAAGGTGTTGGCGGGGGTGGGGGTGGTGGTAAGCAAAGAAACAATTCGGATAAGAACATTCGTGAATATTTCTCGAAACACCCATCGTCCAGTCCGGTCCGGCACACCGGGGCGAAGTCACCGTCGCCGCAAAGCGCCAATTATCCTATGGTATGTTAATTCATTTAGATGAAGAACTTGACATTGgaatacattttgttaccaagttttgaatttattatgaaataattattctaaaacatattattgatGCATGATGCATTTATTTTTCGAATAATTTTTAGaacttttctattttattctaaatgattatttgtcagAGTTAGGACAAAATGCAGTATATTTTATGTCAGAGTAGGAGACAGGGTATTCTAAGGACACAGACACAAAAATAAGTCTGTACTAGAAGCCATAAGATATTAGGCtataaaaggcttttttatCACAGTACCCACCGTCACCATCATCAATATCATCAATATTGGCTCCGGGAGCTGATTACTTACGTTCCGCCTCGCAACAGCGACCTCACCCTTCTGTTAAACAGGTAAAAGAGTGTGAATTTTAAGGTGAAAAGTGTTAAGAATCAAATTGATACATTAACCCCTTTCAATTGTTTACTTATAATGAAATAGGTACACATTGATCTGACTAAACACATTAATTTGTGACAACACTGAACTAACACAACTGAACCATGACCATATTAATTGGACTTCCAATGCCtgagtatataataaaataagtactttataattttgtacatggtttaaaatgttttttttttatttattcacagaTTCAGACAGAAATGACATGTCAGAGGATACAAGAGTTAGAAACTCAGGCTTCGTCTGACTTAGAgctaagaaataataaaatagatgaaTTAACAAGGACTAATGAAGAGTTGCAACTTCAAGTTCAAGCGCAGAATAAGGTGAGCtacttaagtttttaaaagaatttatgataactataatttcattattattcacTAATCAACAGTCTGTTCCATTACGAACTGTTTTCAAAGTGCAAGTGTTAATTGTGCTGTAAAGTTGCTTttgtaaacttaatattttctatatgtatatacatatacatgtatttctatatatgAAGAAATGTGGACCTAAACattttgcctttaaaaaaattataaaacagaaattAGAATTGAAGAAgcttaatttatgtttatatgtattaaattttttctacTGAACCTAATTGTTGTTTAAagattattgatatatttatataattattagtattagtgtatttttatatctgttcTACtcccaaaaataaatttcactaatgtttactttaacttcaaaaaaattcACCCCTTTTATTGATTGAGCTCAAATATTTTCCTTACAGGCTATCGATCAACATAAAtcacatattaataaatgtatagaggttgtaaaaaagttattaaatgaGAAAAGTACTATAGAAAAGAAAGAGGCTCGGCAGAGATGTATGCAAAACAGATTAAGGCTGGGACAATTTGTGACTCAGCGAGTTGGTGCTACTTTCCAAGAGAACTGGACTGATGGATATGCATTTCAAGAATTAACAAGGTGAAGTTCCGTATTCCGCTGAGTATACGGCGTTGtcaatttgtaattttctatttttctaGCAATATCTCGTGTTTGTGtaaatttaaacagtttttgtAACTGTGACATGCATCTACAATCATGTATCGCTCttctttcttttaaaaatatatatatatatatatatatgagttTCTTCtcactataaataaattggttGAAACAGAACGTTTCTCCTTAAATCAGTCAATCATCAGattctttgaaattatattaaaaatgtttaagtatgttataaatgaaatataatcaATGAATGttgcgatttattttaatgtgatGCTATATGGAAACAGGCGGCAAGAGGAGATAACGGCTGAGAAGGAGGAGATCGATCGGCAGAAGAAGCTACTGATGAAGAAGCGGCCGTCCAACAGCGAAGGCAGAGGCAAACGCACGTCCAGCGTAGCCGCGCCCACGACCCCCCAGCCCCTGCACAACGGCACCGACCCGCCCACCTTCCTCAAGCCCGACCCTCTACCCAGTCTCACCTGGCAGGAGTACTACGAGGCCGACGAGATCCTGAAGGTACTTGTCCAAATACAGTCATTGATACTAAATCTACAGAAGTTACTACCTATTGTCAAtaatatgcaatatttttctagtAGTGTGTCCCACATGTTTCCaatgaatataaatgtaatttctatttaaaacagTTACTTAATTAAGTAACGGCTAACCAATCACAAATATTGTAGTGATTTTTATACAATCAAGTAGCCCTTTACATAATTGTGTTTGCAGATattcatgaaatatataaatcccTAATATCTGTATGTTCAGTTGGTATAATTActcataaaaacatattacagCCCACAAACAGCAACCATGACCTGTCATGTGAAACTTGTAGCTCAATCAAGTATTAGTAGGTGAAAGGAACAATCTATTGCATTATTGCACCATGCACTTGAATCAACAGTTATAGCAGCGAaccgtttcgcgtacttttcaatattttgttcCTATTCCGACATtaggaatattttattttacatattgatttgttggtaaaaaaattaatttagtataatatataatacaatttttttaacttttgtataaatatccAGCAAAATACATAACACGTCATATATCTTATTTTCTACCTATTATTTGTATGAGGTACAGTGACCGGTTAGCGCCCGATATGGTGATGGTACTTAGTATGTGCATCCCACTCCCAAAGaaatctatatatgtataaagatATCTTGCTTTCTAGAGTCATAGTATCTGCAAATCACTCTAAATCTATTTACGCCGTATTCCTATTGGGACCAGTGTTGCCAGATCAGGATTGCCCCCTAGATTTAGGGGTGTCTCAACTGAGTTAGGGGCAGAACAGGGGGAAATAATTTTTGGGGGATTTTTAGAGGACATTTCAAAAACACGCCAAATACAGTTTTCCTGATTTTGGAACTAAATTTAAGTTCGTATACATGGTGAGAAAAGGATATGAGGTTAACCTTACTAATTGTATATTCGTTTAAgcaaaaatctaataaaacttGTACCTGTCAATCCATTTTCTATTATAGATACTTTGCGCAATGCCTTTCATTTCCCAACAATCCCAACATGACCGCCGCTTGATAGAATCGCGCCATGGCCCATTCCAACATCCGCTTGGTGAGGGCATCCTAGGGGATTTCTGGGGCAAAATTCCGTAGTACGTCGCCGAGACCATCTGGCAACACAGATTGGGACGCCTTAGTCCCctgcttatatttttattataatttaaaaagttttaaattgtgtactaaatattaccgtcacattttacAGCTACGACAAAGCGCGTTGAAAAAGGAAGATGCTGATTTGCAGCTCGAAATGGAAAAATTGGAGAGGGAAAGAAATCTTCACATCAGAGAATTGAAGAGAATACACAATGAAGATCAGAGTAGATTCTCGCAACATCCAGTGCTGTCTGACAGGTGagttatatcattattttagtttatttagctattttactatgtattattagtaaGCTCTTTGGGATGTGTACCTCAGCTTAAATGGGCCTAAGGTGACAACTTATATGtccataatacaaaattaccaTATTAATttgctgtatttattttttaaatatttagatagagataaattttataaaaatacatattctgatatattttattagctgTCTGCATTCTGTGTAACTGTATCCGCCATTTTGTTATACAATACTATGGCAATTGAATAACTCTATTTAGGGTTGATCatgaaaatcaatttaaagtaattaaggAAAATAGGTTGTTAATGTGACAAACACATGAAGTAATTAATACaaagtatacaaaaataaaataaataaaaatgtctgaTATTTAATCATTGAATAAAATGCTCTTAATCTACTAAATGTATGCAatagttttagaataattGACATTGTAATTGGTGTTATAGACAtagtacatattaatattgtgatgTTTTAGTCATACTGTTGCAAACCAAAAATACTTGAATATGTAACTTCATATATCTccatatatacatactataatatacaatacttTGTTACAGATATCTGCTGCTAATGCTGTTGGGCAAGGGTGGTTTTAGTGAGGTCCACAAGGCCTTTGACCTTAGAGAACAGCGCTACACTGCTTGCAAGGTTCACCAGCTCAACAAGGATTGGAAAGAAGACAAGAAGGCCAACTATATCAAGTGAGTCCGTATACACGTGTGCCATTATGTGTGTTTATATATGGTTTTATTGCTgctgtatatgtattttgtctTATGTCTTGtctttttcaaaaaaaatgttgatctattgaaattgaaattatttatttaactatttttatatttatgcttTAAAGCTTTCATatcaatttaaatcaatttaatttaaaaatgctatACTCCCATAGTCGTAGAGGAAGAATAACAATTAGAATCtcatacattatgtatatagtaaataatgttttcggGAATTTTAGAGGTTTCggaaatcaaattataattcctatatatataaaattatcattgaaagacagtatatatgtattgagGTTTGTTTACAGACACGCACTCCGGGAGTACAACATTCACAAGGCCCTTGACCACCCTCGGATCGTGAAGTTGTATGATGTTTTCGAAATTGACGGAAATTCATTTTGTACAGTGCTCGAATATTGCAATGGCCATGATCTTGACTTTTATCTTAAGCAggtaagattttaatattagaaaagGATTTTGGGGAATGttctttaagtaaaaaattagtCTCAATCTTTGGTAATTCATAATATGAGCTGATTACAGCAGTAAACATGATATTTTGTCCATTgagatttgttttaaatgcCAAGCATTCAGTagttagtaatttatttatttgtattctcAGCATAAGACAATACCGGAACGAGAAGCCAGATCAATAGTGATGCAAGTGGTGTCtgcattaaaatatctaaatgaGATAAAGCCTCCGGTGATACATTATGACCTCAAACCGGGAAATATCTTACTCACCGAGGGAAATGTCTGTGGAGAGATCAAAATCACTGACTTTGGCCTCTCAAAAGTGATGGATGAGGAGAACTATAATCCTGACCATGGAATGGATCTCACCAGCCAAGGGGCTGGTACCTATTGGTGAgtagagattttttttcttgtatatttatttctcaattagatttttgtaaagacttagtaaatatttttagaaaaattgatAGGTTGGTTTTCTTAAAACTGGACACTATCTGTGACCATAGAAAATCACTTCCAAATTGGCCTTTGTAGACTTATTGTATTTGCCATATTGTAGGGTTTtgacaagaattacaatattaatatacaattttctcAATAGGTCAATCtaggtttatattttattttgcaattaatatatacattttaaataaacatgtatattttttaggtATCTTCCCCCCGAGTGCTTCGTGGTCGGCAAGAATCCGCCAAAGATAAGTAGCAAGGTAGACGTGTGGAGCGTGGGTGTAATCTTCTACCAATGCCTCTATGGGAAGAAGCCGTTTGGACACAACCAAAGCCAGGCGACTATCCTCGAGGAGAACACCATCCTAAAGGCAACGGAGGTGCAGTTTGCCAATAAACCCACTGTCAGTAACGAGGCTAAGGTAAGAAAGCGTGTCCTGAgcttgtttttaataataataattgtttgggttattattataactgatTAATATTAGTCAGttgtctaagtgcggaaattgagtccaccctacctacctacctacctattaGTCAGTTATAATAAGACACACGACTACTTAGACCGAAATTGCTTATGTATAAATTGTAAGAAGCGAAAGACCCTCcgataattatttgattacaaGAACTTTTACCTTTTCCTCGCAGAGTTTCATCCGCGCCTGCCTGGCCTACCGCAAAGAGGAGCGCATCGACGTGTTCGGGCTGGCGCGGCACGAGTACCTCCAGCCGCCCATGCCCAAGCCCCGGGGCGCCCCCGGCAACACCCACGCCCACCAACCGGCCTTCCCGCCCTCCATGTACGCCAGCTCCTCTTCCTAGCCGAAGCACCGCCGCCGCGCCGCCAAGAGATAGGCCTGCAGAGAGACCCTCACCGCCGCCGTCTCTCCGCCCGACTCGGGGCTAGGGAGGCGGCTAAACGTTTCTAAGTGAGAGGTCACTGAAATTACAGTACGAAAGAATACAGTCGCCGGGTCCGCATTCCTGTCCGCCGTCTCACCGGAGTGCCGGGTCGGAATGCGAGCctcatttttaatacttagatttttgagaatattttaatttttgcacACTGTATTTCGTCAACTGTAATTTTTCGGTGAAAATACAGTACTGTAACTAGTCGTCCAGCGGGTCCGGAGGTGGACCGCTGGCGAGCACCCTTGTGCGGGTATACGACGTATACACGGCGGACTGACTGAGTTAAACTTGAGTGGTGGTGAAGTGCTATATTCGCTGAGCTGACTTTGCGTGAGCTTTCGCGTGGACGTCGAAGTGCGAACTGTAAATAGAATCTCCCGCGTCCATGAGACTAGTGTTGTTGAGTGAAGTGCTAGGACATGATAATGAAGCTGTCGAGAGTGGGAAGTGATATTCTCGGGACTTAGGCCTACGCCCACCGCCCGGCCTCAGTGTGTGTAATCGAAACGGTGACGAAGTGAAAAAGATTGAATGTCTTtcctgttttataattaaatcgaGTCTCGAGTGACTGTTTGCTTACACACACTGTGACTTCAACTACAGCGGAACTCGGagataactattttaaaaataaaattgtttaacatTATGCTTACTGTTGACTGTATTTATTGAGGTGATAAAATGTGATTCTCCATTTCTTGAATGGTGTCATCCTTATCACTAGAGAGGATCCATGGGAATATCCCTtgcatattatataagttatccctattaaaaaagttaaaatattcataacgTCTTTTCCTTATAACTCCTGACAATAATGGCTCAAAGAAGACTCGTTACTCATCGCCTCGAAGAACATTCTCTTGTTTTGGACATGCCTTACAGTTTCCTATCCGGAATTGCAAACATGGAAACGAttctaaatattacatattacttggcgttttgtcgtactggccactgaCCTCAAATacaggaggtatttgaggttaggaatttcaaattcaaatttgtacagctatttactcatgtatttgtgcttcgatgaccgtcattcatttgtttttttctgtttgcgtcactcattttacaaaatggaaaacttaaagtatcgcattatttacaagtacgagttccgccgtggcattagtgctgcggaaatgactcgaagggtgaatgatgtgtatggcggtcatgttgcaaaagaaaacacagttcgtttttggttccaacgttttcgttctggaaatttcgacctgcagaacaatccccgtggacggcctgagacccaagttgataatgaagtattgaaggctattgtggaagcggatccatcgcaaaccacgtccaaGTTAACTCCAGgatgcggtgttagtgataaaaatgttttaattcacttaaagcaaattgggaagattaaaaagcttgaaaggtgggtacctcacgaattgactgaagcaaaccggcaaacgcgcgtcgactgctgcgttacattactgaaccggcacaataatgaaggtattttaaaccgaatcattacctgtgatgaaaaatggattctttacgataatcggaagcgctcagcgcaatggtccAACCTAGCCAGCCAgacaaatcctgccccaagcgaaaattaaccccaaaaaagttactagtaagcgtttggtggactagtgccggtattgttcattgcagttttctcaaatctggccagactattatggctgatgtctattgtcagcaattgcaaaccatgatggaaaagctagcggctaaacaatctaggctggtcaatcgctccacgccactgctacttcacgacaaagctagaccacacactgcacaacagacggctaccaaattagaagagcttcaattggaatgtctaagacatcctccgtactccccggaccttgctccaacagataaccattttttttcgaaatttggacaacttcttgcaagggaaaaaatttaactctgatggggcagtccaaatcgccttcacagatcttattgattcccgtccgactggttttttttggtaaagggatcaatgaactatctatgagatggcaaaagtgcatagaaaacaatgattcatactttgattaatgaaatatattatatttaaaaatattcgactttttgttccttcCATACAAAAcaccaattttaatatgtaaggacctaatatatattttaatttaaaataattagataataaaccttttttaacAGTTTGAAACTTACATCTCCatttaggtttaggttagtCAGAGCTTGAAATTCCAATGTTGTACctgtattatgtataatagaTAAGGTATAATGTGATtctaatatacataaaacgagtttattgcaattttattaaataagtaaaaaagaCAACTCATtccttcgagccggatttGAACCAGCGACCTATGGATGACAGCGTTATTCCTCTACAGTCCACCGCTCTACCAACTGAGCTATCGAAGGTACATTAGTTTAAACGAAATAACCGTATcaaatacattatatgtatgtcaatctacatttcttttgtttgtaattaaaacaaacatgaaattctaatatatatttgagatAATAAAGTTGATATACCTCTTcgcaataatgtattttaaaggtACTAAATAATTACGGTATTGACCAACTCTGTGAGAGGCTGTGGTTTACAATAACTACAGAAATCTTTTGGAGCTTGtgggttattttaaaaaatcacttcCAGTCAGGCCTCAAAAGGCTATGATGAAAAATGTTCTGTTACATCGTAATCttgactttttaaaatttacaattagcTGTTTAAATGTTGACTGTATATACTTAAGGAAGAATTAAGTTTATTGAGAATAAAATAGACTTTCTTTGCAAATTGTGCCCTTACGCCGTATGTTAGTTTGTGTGATAGGGTCAAATGTTACTTGGGAAAGTTGCTTTAACATAAACGTTTCTTTTAATGTGAGGTCACCCCACATTGGATAAAGGGAAACCGTTAAATAGCGATAGGGAAGACCGGCTTCTACTTTGAGAATTGCACGTTGGCTCTTTCTACTTCAATGAGTTGACTTTTGGCGCAACCTCCCATCTTCATACATTAACTAAATGTCGGGTGTATCACGACAAAATAGACCATTTACAGAATACACTGATCATTTAGATTCctaaagaaataaatcaattcccgcatgtggtgactggtcgtacttgaattcgtgtatacTGTGATGTTCATTATTTCGACATTGTGTTACATatacgaataaataattatgaattttagtATACGAGCGTTTCTAACTGAAAGTAAAGTTAAGCAGTAATGGACGTGAAAGCCCAAATACTAGAGATACATAGCTCTTTCAACTCTTTCAGTGTAACTTAAAAAACAGTTATGTTGTTGGAGATGGTAGAAGCTGTTATCGCGATAAATTCCGATTAGGTGACGTAAAGTATGTTGGTCGGCAGACATTTACACACCGACTCAAAGCCTGTTTGAGCTACGGAGAAGATTTGAGCCGTGGTTAAAGAAGAGTGGTGTATCATGAAGTCTGAGCTGTCCTTGCTTCTTCCTCTTGATCAGTTGGATATATACAAAGACAAAAGAGTGTCGCGATGATGGAAACGGCATTTATGAAAGATTATTTATGGCTGTATCAGTATACCTACTGATTATTAACTTAGCAGGTAATAATTCTTTTAGCTAGGTCGAAGCCTATGTTTGCAAAgtaactattaattatattaatggaATTTGTATTCGTAGCATTTATCA from Pieris brassicae chromosome 2, ilPieBrab1.1, whole genome shotgun sequence includes:
- the LOC123718316 gene encoding serine/threonine-protein kinase tousled-like 2 isoform X1 — translated: MHFKESFAMSDRQNERGRRNSRCKGAGVKMEHFQAALDPRKQELLEARFLGAKVSAGAVLVESQRVTEFKPMSAGSQIQMAPQTTVNTGQPVHNNQDSNMSTGSSHSDKEVDALTPEKSAAMRGSATVPGSALVPPSGATPTIAMPERKRKRKGEEGVGGGGGGGKQRNNSDKNIREYFSKHPSSSPVRHTGAKSPSPQSANYPMYPPSPSSISSILAPGADYLRSASQQRPHPSVKQIQTEMTCQRIQELETQASSDLELRNNKIDELTRTNEELQLQVQAQNKAIDQHKSHINKCIEVVKKLLNEKSTIEKKEARQRCMQNRLRLGQFVTQRVGATFQENWTDGYAFQELTRRQEEITAEKEEIDRQKKLLMKKRPSNSEGRGKRTSSVAAPTTPQPLHNGTDPPTFLKPDPLPSLTWQEYYEADEILKLRQSALKKEDADLQLEMEKLERERNLHIRELKRIHNEDQSRFSQHPVLSDRYLLLMLLGKGGFSEVHKAFDLREQRYTACKVHQLNKDWKEDKKANYIKHALREYNIHKALDHPRIVKLYDVFEIDGNSFCTVLEYCNGHDLDFYLKQHKTIPEREARSIVMQVVSALKYLNEIKPPVIHYDLKPGNILLTEGNVCGEIKITDFGLSKVMDEENYNPDHGMDLTSQGAGTYWYLPPECFVVGKNPPKISSKVDVWSVGVIFYQCLYGKKPFGHNQSQATILEENTILKATEVQFANKPTVSNEAKSFIRACLAYRKEERIDVFGLARHEYLQPPMPKPRGAPGNTHAHQPAFPPSMYASSSS
- the LOC123718316 gene encoding serine/threonine-protein kinase tousled-like 2 isoform X3; this translates as MHFKESFAMSDRQNERGRRNSRCKGAGVKMEHFQAALDPRKQELLEARFLGAKMSAGSQIQMAPQTTVNTGQPVHNNQDSNMSTGSSHSDKEVDALTPEKSAAMRGSATVPGSALVPPSGATPTIAMPERKRKRKGEEGVGGGGGGGKQRNNSDKNIREYFSKHPSSSPVRHTGAKSPSPQSANYPMYPPSPSSISSILAPGADYLRSASQQRPHPSVKQIQTEMTCQRIQELETQASSDLELRNNKIDELTRTNEELQLQVQAQNKAIDQHKSHINKCIEVVKKLLNEKSTIEKKEARQRCMQNRLRLGQFVTQRVGATFQENWTDGYAFQELTRRQEEITAEKEEIDRQKKLLMKKRPSNSEGRGKRTSSVAAPTTPQPLHNGTDPPTFLKPDPLPSLTWQEYYEADEILKLRQSALKKEDADLQLEMEKLERERNLHIRELKRIHNEDQSRFSQHPVLSDRYLLLMLLGKGGFSEVHKAFDLREQRYTACKVHQLNKDWKEDKKANYIKHALREYNIHKALDHPRIVKLYDVFEIDGNSFCTVLEYCNGHDLDFYLKQHKTIPEREARSIVMQVVSALKYLNEIKPPVIHYDLKPGNILLTEGNVCGEIKITDFGLSKVMDEENYNPDHGMDLTSQGAGTYWYLPPECFVVGKNPPKISSKVDVWSVGVIFYQCLYGKKPFGHNQSQATILEENTILKATEVQFANKPTVSNEAKSFIRACLAYRKEERIDVFGLARHEYLQPPMPKPRGAPGNTHAHQPAFPPSMYASSSS
- the LOC123718316 gene encoding serine/threonine-protein kinase tousled-like 2 isoform X6, which gives rise to MVSAGAVLVESQRVTEFKPMSAGSQIQMAPQTTVNTGQPVHNNQDSNMSTGSSHSDKEVDALTPEKSAAMRGSATVPGSALVPPSGATPTIAMPERKRKRKGEEGVGGGGGGGKQRNNSDKNIREYFSKHPSSSPVRHTGAKSPSPQSANYPMYPPSPSSISSILAPGADYLRSASQQRPHPSVKQIQTEMTCQRIQELETQASSDLELRNNKIDELTRTNEELQLQVQAQNKAIDQHKSHINKCIEVVKKLLNEKSTIEKKEARQRCMQNRLRLGQFVTQRVGATFQENWTDGYAFQELTRRQEEITAEKEEIDRQKKLLMKKRPSNSEGRGKRTSSVAAPTTPQPLHNGTDPPTFLKPDPLPSLTWQEYYEADEILKLRQSALKKEDADLQLEMEKLERERNLHIRELKRIHNEDQSRFSQHPVLSDRYLLLMLLGKGGFSEVHKAFDLREQRYTACKVHQLNKDWKEDKKANYIKHALREYNIHKALDHPRIVKLYDVFEIDGNSFCTVLEYCNGHDLDFYLKQHKTIPEREARSIVMQVVSALKYLNEIKPPVIHYDLKPGNILLTEGNVCGEIKITDFGLSKVMDEENYNPDHGMDLTSQGAGTYWYLPPECFVVGKNPPKISSKVDVWSVGVIFYQCLYGKKPFGHNQSQATILEENTILKATEVQFANKPTVSNEAKSFIRACLAYRKEERIDVFGLARHEYLQPPMPKPRGAPGNTHAHQPAFPPSMYASSSS
- the LOC123718316 gene encoding serine/threonine-protein kinase tousled-like 2 isoform X8 — its product is MMHDHKNGSNFIKIGHTNAFFKRSSHSDKEVDALTPEKSAAMRGSATVPGSALVPPSGATPTIAMPERKRKRKGEEGVGGGGGGGKQRNNSDKNIREYFSKHPSSSPVRHTGAKSPSPQSANYPMYPPSPSSISSILAPGADYLRSASQQRPHPSVKQIQTEMTCQRIQELETQASSDLELRNNKIDELTRTNEELQLQVQAQNKAIDQHKSHINKCIEVVKKLLNEKSTIEKKEARQRCMQNRLRLGQFVTQRVGATFQENWTDGYAFQELTRRQEEITAEKEEIDRQKKLLMKKRPSNSEGRGKRTSSVAAPTTPQPLHNGTDPPTFLKPDPLPSLTWQEYYEADEILKLRQSALKKEDADLQLEMEKLERERNLHIRELKRIHNEDQSRFSQHPVLSDRYLLLMLLGKGGFSEVHKAFDLREQRYTACKVHQLNKDWKEDKKANYIKHALREYNIHKALDHPRIVKLYDVFEIDGNSFCTVLEYCNGHDLDFYLKQHKTIPEREARSIVMQVVSALKYLNEIKPPVIHYDLKPGNILLTEGNVCGEIKITDFGLSKVMDEENYNPDHGMDLTSQGAGTYWYLPPECFVVGKNPPKISSKVDVWSVGVIFYQCLYGKKPFGHNQSQATILEENTILKATEVQFANKPTVSNEAKSFIRACLAYRKEERIDVFGLARHEYLQPPMPKPRGAPGNTHAHQPAFPPSMYASSSS